In the genome of Bremerella sp. P1, the window TCGAAGCCCAGGTGAACAACACCCATCGCGACCCTAAGAAGACCGGCGGTATCTACTCGGTCAAAGACGTCATGAACAACTCGCCAGCGAAAGACGGCGAATGGTTCGACTACTACATCAAGGTCGATGGCAAGCACATCATCACCAAGATCAATGGTGAAGTTGCTGCCGACTACACCGAACCAGCAGACGCCAAGCCAGGCAAGGACTTCACCCGAGTCCTGGACAAGGGCACCTTCGCCCTGCAAGCCCACGACCCAGGCAGCACCGTCTGGTTCAAGGACATCCAGGTTCGTCGTCTGGACGACTAGTTTTCACTAGTGAAGACAAAACGAGAACGGCCGCGATCAACATCGCGGTCGTTTTTGTTTCTTGAAGACGAAAGCAAGACATGCCACCTAAGGTAATCTCCGATTCACGAAGACAATGCCAAGCCGTCTCGCTAGAATCGGGTCGTATCTTTTCGCCCAGGAGGTTTGGCCATGAAGTCCGCTCGTAAGTTGCTGCTGTTGGTACCGGTGATCGCGTTTGGATTGTTGACGTTCACTTACGCCGCGCCCCCAGCGGTCGATTCACTCTCCAACTCGTACTATCTCTATACGGGGGCACTCGACATAAAAGATTCCGGAGTCGTGCCTGTTCCGTCTCGCTATCAGTGGAGCGTAGAAACCAGCTGGCGGGGCATTGATGCCGGTGGGAACGAACTCCCCGATACCCGCATCATGCTCAGGCTCTACGACCCGGAGCATAACTTCACCGCATTGACGGCGCAGATGGATCTGGCAACCGCCACCAAGCTTCAGCAGGAACTCTCGGCAATCATCGAGAAGAAGCGGCAGAACCCTGCGTTTCAGTACCGCCCGAAGCATTACGATGCGAAAGACATTCCCCGAATGGAATTCATTGGCGTCGATAAAGACGGTGTTGCCATTTTGAGAGAAGTTACCGACAAGTAGTTGCCTGCCTGGCGAAATTCTGAGATGGCAATTAAGTATATTCCGCCGAGTCCGCTTCGACCGAACGCCGTAGCGTGTGGGGGAAGTCGGGGATCGCGCTTCGCACACGCGTCCAGGTCGGCATCTCGTGGGCCATCACGGGGTTCTCGAAGAACTCTTGTCCGCACTGCGTGATCATGCGGGCAAAGCCTTCAACGCTATGCTCTTCGGTGTGACGATCAAAGTTCAGACCGTTGATCACGGCATCGGCATGGTACTGACGAATGGCGTCCTGGGCATCTCGCAGGTAGGCCGATTCCAGCGTATTGAACATCCCCATGCTAAACACAATCCCGCGGCTCGAGAGCGTTCGGTAAATGCTGTGCAGGATGTCCGCGGTCATCTTCATCAAACCGCGATTGGCATCTTCCAGAGAGATCGGCTGGTGCTTGTGTTCGTAGGGATGCCCCAGGTCGATCTGGCAAATTCGCTTAGGGGCCGTATTCCGGAAGACTTCCGCCAGCGTTCCCACTTCCAGACCCCAGTCGCTCGGGATGCGATTGGCACGAACCAGGGTCGAGGTCACGGCGAATTCGCCCGAAAGTGGATAGCGGAAGCTATTCAAGAAGACCAGGAAGTCATCGTTGCCCAGCACGCGAATCAGCGAACGCAACAGCGGCGTTACCAACAAACGCACCACGCGGCCGTGCATGCGGTCGGTGACGCGGGCATAGTAGGCTTTGCAAAAGTCGAAGTCGAAGCCTGGGTGAGCCATCGGCAAGCAGAGCCGCATCAGCATGTCGCGGTGGTAGTTGACGATATCGCAGTCATGCAGGGCCATCGCTTTGATGTCGGGATCGGCCAGAAGATAGCCAAACGCCGTCCAGACGGCCCTGCCCTTGCCTGGGACTGAGACGTTGAACCCGGCGTCGGTCAGTTGCTGAAACGCGGCCTGG includes:
- a CDS encoding glycosyl transferase; translated protein: MSDFIQQGPISTLHDFGTLGSEQLERTLEDATTEYPMGLILPVTASDMRAPAFSAIMDELEGTKFLKTVVVVLNRAPDVEDYRECRALTSKLGNMCRVLWNDGPRGQAAFQQLTDAGFNVSVPGKGRAVWTAFGYLLADPDIKAMALHDCDIVNYHRDMLMRLCLPMAHPGFDFDFCKAYYARVTDRMHGRVVRLLVTPLLRSLIRVLGNDDFLVFLNSFRYPLSGEFAVTSTLVRANRIPSDWGLEVGTLAEVFRNTAPKRICQIDLGHPYEHKHQPISLEDANRGLMKMTADILHSIYRTLSSRGIVFSMGMFNTLESAYLRDAQDAIRQYHADAVINGLNFDRHTEEHSVEGFARMITQCGQEFFENPVMAHEMPTWTRVRSAIPDFPHTLRRSVEADSAEYT